A window of the Phycisphaeraceae bacterium genome harbors these coding sequences:
- a CDS encoding LamG-like jellyroll fold domain-containing protein, translated as MSRKLTPISRPTRTLILAGAALATAGSLAATQAHASIYVNTIATQTPLLHWSFDEPTNDGSEPVIAAAIDNLDALLGVGVFVNSARLGPETIVGVPSLEPGSGFDGFTAGNTGFNFNINGPGSGIFDLTAEEESMGMDAGTLSMWVRSTNPNEADPFNSGVLYRGDEGGGDILNFRMLGGSFSLALQDSEIDAVSVGTSFANNYADGNWHHVTAAWSYDIGSDAGELAIFVNGGSAAGGEEVSTTFDSAAYPDILQESDPVLNPGVFDDVMDFDFRHRLGKGRNNGMRYSGDMDEVSIWNRVLSPSEIQAQYEAAFIAGGTPGDFNADTIVDASDVDLLTAAIRTGSSDPQFDLDGSTVVDSGDLDELITTILGTVAGDANLDLAVDLIDLSALASNFNQTAGWAGGNFNTDTLVDLIDLSLLATNFGSTSSIPTPATASLMGLAAAGLLRRNR; from the coding sequence ATGTCGAGAAAACTCACCCCCATAAGTCGTCCCACACGTACCCTGATTCTTGCGGGCGCTGCTTTGGCGACCGCTGGCTCGCTGGCCGCAACCCAAGCCCACGCGAGCATCTACGTCAACACCATCGCCACCCAGACGCCTCTGCTGCACTGGTCGTTCGACGAGCCGACCAATGACGGCAGCGAACCCGTCATCGCAGCAGCCATCGATAACCTCGATGCCCTGCTAGGCGTCGGGGTCTTTGTGAACTCCGCCCGTCTCGGGCCAGAGACGATTGTCGGTGTCCCGAGTCTCGAACCCGGATCGGGTTTCGACGGCTTCACTGCCGGCAACACCGGTTTCAACTTCAACATCAATGGTCCGGGCAGCGGGATCTTTGACCTCACCGCCGAAGAAGAATCCATGGGCATGGATGCGGGCACCCTCAGCATGTGGGTGCGCTCCACCAACCCCAATGAAGCCGACCCCTTCAACTCCGGCGTCCTCTATCGGGGTGATGAAGGCGGCGGAGACATCCTTAACTTCAGAATGCTGGGCGGCAGCTTCTCGCTGGCCCTCCAGGACAGTGAGATCGACGCCGTCAGCGTAGGCACCAGCTTCGCCAACAACTACGCCGACGGGAACTGGCATCACGTCACCGCCGCATGGTCATATGACATCGGTAGTGATGCTGGCGAACTCGCGATTTTCGTGAATGGTGGATCCGCCGCCGGCGGCGAGGAAGTCTCGACGACCTTTGATTCCGCTGCCTACCCGGATATCCTTCAGGAATCCGATCCCGTGTTAAACCCTGGCGTCTTCGACGACGTCATGGACTTCGACTTCCGCCATCGCCTCGGCAAAGGCCGCAACAATGGCATGCGCTACAGCGGGGACATGGATGAAGTCTCGATCTGGAACCGCGTCCTGTCGCCTTCAGAAATCCAGGCTCAGTACGAAGCCGCCTTTATCGCGGGCGGAACCCCAGGCGACTTCAACGCCGACACGATCGTCGATGCTTCCGACGTCGACCTCCTGACCGCCGCGATCCGGACCGGCTCAAGCGATCCTCAGTTTGATCTCGATGGGTCCACCGTTGTTGATTCTGGAGATCTCGATGAGTTGATCACGACTATCCTTGGCACCGTCGCTGGCGACGCCAATCTCGATCTCGCTGTTGACCTTATTGACCTCTCTGCGCTAGCGAGCAACTTCAACCAGACCGCCGGTTGGGCTGGCGGCAACTTCAACACCGATACCCTCGTTGATCTGATTGACCTCTCGCTTCTGGCGACCAACTTCGGTTCAACATCGAGTATCCCGACACCAGCCACTGCGTCCCTGATGGGCCTCGCCGCTGCCGGGCTGCTGCGCAGGAATCGCTGA
- a CDS encoding phytanoyl-CoA dioxygenase family protein, which produces MSNTNFFVDQKLTDQQLKQYRDDGFLRLGRILTDTGLEQMRASVMNAWEAEKGPFDPSATWLKNSLLVDIHKQSDIVRSYYLNGPLVDVAESLIGSNLKGVTSQLTFKMRGNTSPFAWHQDNGYGELDPYNALTTLTALDDADEQNGCLWILPGSHKMGQIERLSKKQKDEQVSLDTRPEDESKAIPVPMKAGEAVCFHCHTLHKSEGNRSTTRDRRIVFLRYADADAVEVYNDRQVRLGPLIRGVSQYEQIEPYTVPS; this is translated from the coding sequence ATGAGCAACACGAACTTCTTTGTCGATCAGAAGCTCACCGACCAGCAACTCAAGCAGTACCGGGACGACGGCTTTCTGAGGCTCGGTAGAATCCTGACCGATACTGGCCTTGAGCAGATGCGAGCCTCGGTGATGAACGCCTGGGAGGCCGAGAAGGGCCCGTTTGATCCCAGCGCGACTTGGCTAAAAAACTCTCTTCTGGTTGATATACACAAGCAGTCTGACATCGTTCGCAGCTACTACCTCAACGGCCCGCTCGTAGACGTGGCCGAGTCGCTGATCGGATCCAACCTCAAAGGGGTTACCAGCCAGCTCACCTTCAAGATGCGCGGGAACACTTCACCCTTCGCATGGCATCAGGACAACGGCTATGGCGAACTTGACCCCTACAACGCATTAACCACGCTCACCGCTCTTGACGATGCTGATGAGCAGAACGGCTGTCTCTGGATCTTGCCCGGTAGCCACAAGATGGGGCAGATCGAGCGGCTAAGCAAAAAGCAGAAAGACGAGCAGGTCTCACTCGATACACGTCCAGAGGACGAGTCCAAGGCTATTCCTGTCCCAATGAAAGCTGGCGAAGCAGTCTGCTTCCACTGCCACACCCTCCACAAGTCCGAAGGCAATCGCTCCACTACCCGCGACCGCCGCATCGTCTTCCTCAGATACGCAGACGCAGACGCTGTTGAAGTCTACAACGACCGGCAGGTGCGCCTGGGACCGCTGATTCGCGGCGTAAGCCAATATGAGCAGATCGAGCCTTACACGGTCCCGTCTTGA
- a CDS encoding type II secretion system protein: MIKKTEHAIFNCLVKRQATPLRSGFTLIELLVVISIIAILIGMLLPALGGARDIARQLNCGTNIRTLSLSLELYAQDNREFFPPRAGSNRWPTRLSEYYTDPSMLICPNDEPAEQGTPSESNEDWRPRSYLINGFNDVIVVRENNLNAWQIGNPAVRQPEIFNPGSVIHFGEKITYEKQGDRADFYMDLFEGIGNDFEVVNHSRHGDPDRRHGGSYYAFGDGSARFLPFPEAIEPINQWATIREYRSGSVHTVPPQQ, translated from the coding sequence ATGATTAAAAAGACCGAGCATGCCATATTCAACTGTTTGGTGAAGCGGCAGGCGACTCCACTGCGGTCAGGTTTCACGCTTATCGAGCTTCTTGTCGTTATCTCGATCATCGCGATCCTCATCGGCATGCTCCTGCCCGCCCTTGGCGGGGCCAGGGACATTGCTCGTCAGCTGAACTGCGGGACCAACATCCGCACACTGTCTCTCTCGCTAGAACTCTATGCTCAGGACAACCGGGAGTTCTTCCCGCCAAGAGCTGGCAGCAACCGCTGGCCCACTCGACTGTCGGAGTATTACACTGATCCATCGATGCTCATCTGCCCCAATGATGAACCCGCTGAACAAGGGACGCCAAGTGAATCCAACGAGGATTGGCGTCCTCGTAGTTATCTCATCAACGGCTTCAACGACGTCATTGTCGTACGCGAAAACAACCTTAATGCTTGGCAGATAGGAAATCCTGCCGTCAGACAGCCTGAGATATTCAATCCAGGATCTGTCATCCACTTTGGCGAAAAAATCACCTATGAAAAGCAGGGTGATCGAGCCGATTTTTATATGGACCTCTTCGAAGGAATTGGCAATGATTTCGAGGTCGTCAACCATTCACGGCATGGCGATCCAGACCGTCGCCACGGCGGTTCCTACTACGCTTTCGGCGATGGCTCCGCCCGCTTTCTCCCTTTCCCCGAAGCGATCGAACCCATCAATCAGTGGGCCACGATCCGGGAATACCGCAGTGGTTCAGTACACACTGTGCCGCCGCAGCAGTAG